A window from Pseudomonas moraviensis encodes these proteins:
- the ppk2 gene encoding polyphosphate kinase 2: protein MAKDRKKPAKAIERPRLKNKDYLDQLRKLHVELVKLQEWVIAKGVKVCIVFEGRDGAGKGGTIKAITERVSPRVFRVVALPAPTDREKSQMHVQRYLPHLPAGGEVVIFDRSWYNRAGVERVMGFCTEEQADKFLKSIPWVENAIVDSGVILLKYWLEVSPEEQTRRLEARINDGRKIWKLTPMDLKSYSRWFDYSRARDEMFKHTDTDRAPWMVADSNDKRRARLNIITDLLSRIPYEEVERDKVELPKRQKPGKYREPDYPYKRVAERF, encoded by the coding sequence ATGGCGAAAGACAGGAAGAAACCCGCAAAGGCCATAGAACGCCCGCGCTTGAAAAACAAGGACTACCTCGACCAGTTGCGCAAGCTGCACGTGGAGCTGGTCAAGCTGCAGGAGTGGGTCATCGCCAAGGGTGTCAAGGTGTGTATCGTCTTTGAAGGCCGCGATGGTGCCGGCAAGGGCGGCACGATCAAAGCGATTACCGAGCGCGTGAGCCCACGAGTGTTTCGCGTTGTCGCGCTGCCGGCGCCAACCGATCGCGAGAAGAGCCAGATGCATGTGCAGCGCTATCTTCCGCACCTGCCGGCGGGCGGTGAAGTGGTGATCTTCGACCGCAGTTGGTACAACCGCGCCGGTGTCGAGCGGGTCATGGGTTTTTGCACCGAGGAACAGGCCGACAAGTTTCTCAAGTCGATCCCGTGGGTGGAAAACGCCATCGTCGATTCGGGGGTGATCCTGCTCAAGTACTGGCTTGAGGTCAGCCCCGAAGAGCAGACCCGCCGGCTCGAAGCGCGAATCAATGACGGGCGCAAGATCTGGAAACTGACGCCGATGGATCTGAAATCCTACAGCCGCTGGTTCGACTATTCACGGGCGCGGGACGAGATGTTCAAGCACACCGATACCGATCGGGCGCCGTGGATGGTGGCCGACTCCAATGACAAACGGCGCGCACGGCTGAACATTATTACCGATCTGCTCAGTCGCATCCCTTATGAAGAGGTGGAGCGTGACAAGGTC